A genomic window from Pocillopora verrucosa isolate sample1 chromosome 7, ASM3666991v2, whole genome shotgun sequence includes:
- the LOC136282081 gene encoding uncharacterized protein — MADRRQILAANAIFLSLSSLAAAFQLCGLMLIYLIIEQRRMRRIGIEVANQHEIAVARLRNMKRRHVYRGRVWRIPGRTEQWWLNLYNGDLPELEWKKNLRMNRKVFMILANELHPHIEPRRSPQGHDVLTVEKQLALTLYFLKDQGSLSMTANTFGVAVNTVSAVVRKVCATITRVMGQHYIKLPQNDREMVELITGMENKYGFPQGFGCIDGTHVAIKQPTENPHDYFSYKEKYTVNLQAVCDWRGRFINVEVKWPGSAHDARAFGNSRINKLLKEEKLPMMYKELLPGYDKLPATLIGDPAYPLLPYCMKEFANPRSNEEVIFNNMLRSTRNPIECAFGRLKARWQILNKRIDMGLVFVPEIIYACFVLHNFCEKHGIAIEDDAVARQLAFERLQPDNASDCLYSFNTVEGTYSRNIITRFYKEHITTLTYFLFCSSRTRVKDLEGVHWAVLFFIWKPLLRTTLTKNFCIPKHFFLDMAIVHTNRVDLQGYPVTFEIRVSVDTETFVSEKESFRILKFPG; from the coding sequence atggcggacaGAAGACAAATTTTGGCGGCAAAtgctattttcctttctctgtcGTCCTTGGCAGCAGCTTTCCAGCTTTGTGGCTTGATGTTGATCTATTTGATTATCGAACAGCGTAGAATGAGGAGAATCGGCATAGAAGTCGCAAATCAGCACGAAATCGCTGTAGCTCGCCTTAGGAACATGAAAAGAAGGCATGTTTATCGAGGGAGAGTATGGCGAATACCAGGCCGCACAGAACAGTGGTGGTTGAATCTTTACAACGGGGATCTACCAGAGTTGGAATGGAAAAAGAATTTGCGTATGAATCGCAAGGTCTTCATGATATTGGCGAATGAGCTTCACCCCCATATTGAACCCAGAAGGAGTCCACAAGGACATGATGTATTGACAGTCGAAAAGCAACTTGCGCTTACGCTCTACTTTCTTAAAGATCAAGGCTCACTTTCGATGACGGCCAACACATTTGGAGTGGCAGTTAACACTGTTTCCGCCGTAGTGCGTAAAGTATGTGCTACTATAACTAGGGTAATGGGCCAACATTATATAAAACTGCCTCAAAATGATAGGGAAATGGTCGAACTAATTACCGGAATGGAAAACAAATATGGATTCCCCCAAGGATTTGGATGCATTGATGGTACACATGTGGCAATTAAACAGCCTACTGAAAATCCACATGATTATTTCAGCTACAAAGAAAAGTATACAGTCAATTTACAAGCTGTCTGTGATTGGCGAGGCAGGTTCATAAATGTTGAGGTCAAATGGCCAGGCAGTGCCCATGATGCGAGAGCTTTTGGTAACTCTAGAATTAACAAACTTCTCAAGGAGGAAAAACTACCAATGATGTACAAAGAACTTCTACCTGGATATGACAAATTGCCAGCAACACTTATTGGAGACCCGGCTTACCCTCTGTTACCATATTGCATGAAAGAATTTGCAAATCCCAGGAGTAATGAAGAAGTAATATTTAACAATATGTTGAGAAGCACTAGGAATCCTATAGAGTGTGCATTTGGGAGACTTAAGGCTCGGTGGCAAATTCTAAACAAGCGTATTGATATGGGTCTGGTTTTTGTGCCAGAGATTATTTATGCATGCTTTGTTCTCCACAACTTTTGTGAGAAGCATGGCATTGCTATCGAAGATGATGCTGTAGCTAGGCAGCTTGCATTTGAGCGGCTACAGCCAGACAATGCATCAGACTGCCTTTATTCCTTTAACACAGTGGAAGGAACTTATTCTAGGAATATAATAACTCGTTTTTATAAGGAACATATTACCACATTgacatatttccttttttgctcTAGTAGGACCAGGGTTAAGGATCTAGAAGGAGTGCATTGggctgttcttttttttatctggaAACCTTTATTGAGGACTACACTAACCAAAAACTTTTGTATcccaaaacatttctttctgGATATGGCTATTGTCCACACTAACAGGGTTGATTTGCAAGGGTATCCAGTAACTTTTGAAATCAGGGTTAGTGTGGATACGGAAACTTTTGTATcagaaaaggaaagttttcGGATACTGAAGTTTCCGGGTTAG
- the LOC131775791 gene encoding uncharacterized protein has translation MINDYKSSTRYRRREETKNILEFIHGGFEASLYGAWDFLAANASNETMTKLMSSYKRGRFLQGIFERAINDFQKSEEVLKQSVALKYQSYLSRRKYNLVCKTQSSFFNAEKEVWLPRNIKCLGVDLRLPKLSFSDDNVDKFVKSLDIGHVTQIPGVSGVSRTVTGLVFMIIDLHLRVPHLSRKLVWFNENENHFIFQFSDDGAPETNELTMSIGSMVCWNFGDQVRSRDFQYLLHCVSVKEKDQIMHDLWKQHTEEMKMLEGNVLTVCDKECTVEFQPGADMSWQSWAANELNQAATYPSPYANVHKGNMNTMGGSIGVGKDDTWKPYTMEMRTSNTEKVNNFIASLPSNLSEKNKNSRKLQFMAENGIRQLGLPRIGHFADKLRPEPMHCEINAWQHYIDLLYLEAVRRGKFDPFVSALAAPIGNRDGDVKEGQPQKTLLRVSDIDSVGERARKQEMLQKSEEDLKQYLQKTGFPHVRHATGEGGCGLGYLASKVKEHFSDETNRYNKLPVRLIGNQAIALARYYYCLIDTLENEDETEAQTIQRLALSKIVLMSQHGQLDMPFPIMQISCLQGMGWAMGLSLCRLKRPNILV, from the exons ATGATTAATGATTATAAGTCGAGCACTAGATATAGGAGAAGGgaagaaactaaaaacattttagAATTTATTCATGGGGGTTTTGAAGCTTCATTGTATGGGGCATGGGATTTTTTGGCTGCCAATGCAAGTAATGAAACCATGACCAAATTAATGAGTAGTTATAAGAGGGGCCGATTTCTTCAGGGTATTTTTGAGAGAGCCATTAATGATTTTCAGAAGTCAGAAGAAGTACTGAAACAGTCTGTGGCACTTAAATATCAGAGTTATTTGTCTAGAAGAAAGTATAATCTTGTCTGTAAAAcacaaagttcattttttaatgcTGAAAAAGAAGTCTGGCTGCCACGTAACATTAAATGTCTTGGAGTTGACTTAAGGTTACCCAAGCTCAGCTTCTCAGATGACAATGTTGACAAGTTTGTGAAAAGTTTAGACATTGGTCATGTCACACAGATCCCAGGGGTATCAGGTGTTTCTCGCACAGTCACTGGCCTGGTGTTTATGATTATTGATTTGCACTTGAGAGTTCCCCATCTTTCTCGTAAACTTGTCTGgttcaatgaaaatgaaaatcattttatttttcagttctcaGATGATGGAGCTCCAGAAACAAATGAGCTGACAATGTCAATAGGAAGTATGGTGTGCTGGAACTTTGGAGATCAGGTACGAAGTAGGGACTTCCAGTACCTCCTCCACTGTGTAAGTGTAAAAGAGAAAGATCAAATAATGCATGACCTCTGGAAGCAGCACACTGAAGAGATGAAAATGTTGGAAGGTAATGTTTTGACTGTTTGTGATAAGGAGTGCACTGTTGAATTTCAGCCAGGAGCAGACATGTCCTGGCAGAGCTGGGCTGCCAATGAACTCAACCAGGCAGCTACATATCCTTCCCCATATGCAAATGTTCATAAAGGAAACATGAACACTATGGGGGGTAGTATTGGAGTGGGTAAAGATGACACCTGGAAGCCTTACACTATGGAAATGAGAACCTCTAATACTGAGAAGGTAAACAATTTTATCGCCTCTCTTCCCTCAaacctttcagaaaaaaataaaaattccagaAAGTTGCAGTTTATGGCTGAAAATGGCATCCGACAGTTAGGTCTACCAAGGATTGGGCATTTTGCAGACAAGTTAAGGCCAGAACCCATGCACTGTGAGATCAATGCCTGGCAGCATTATATTGATCTCCTATATTTAGAGGCAGTAAGAAGAGGAAAGTTTGATCCTTTTGTTTCTGCCCTGGCAGCACCTATAGGGAATAGAGATGGAGATGTTAAGGAGGGACAACCCCAAAAGACTCTTTTGAGGGTTTCTGATATAGACAGTGTTGGGGAGCGTGCCAGAAAGCAAGAAATGTTACAGAAATCAGAGGAGGACCTAAAACAATACCTGCAGAAGACAGGTTTTCCTCATGTAAGGCATGCAACAGGTGAGGGGGGGTGTGGACTGGGATACTTGGCTTCAAAAGTAAAAGAACATTTTAGTGATGAAACTAACAGGTATAACAAATTACCAGTTAGGCTTATTGGCAATCAAGCTATTGCATTGGCTCGATATTACTACTGTTTAATTGACACTttagaaaatgaagatgaaacagaGGCACAAACAATCCAACGACTGGCTCTTAGCAAGATAG TGTTAATGTCACAACATGGACAATTGGATATGCCATTCCCTATCATGCAAATTTCCTGTTTACAAGGTATGGGGTGGGCTATGGGATTGTCTCTTTGCAGGCTAAAGAGGCCAAACATTCTGGTGTGA